The DNA region CCCAGGGCCCAATAAGATGGCCACCTTCCTCCGCCACCCTTGGACCTACTACAGGCCCAATGCCTACAATGCCCACTACCTGCGCAACCTCCAGTTCTTCGACCTGGGCTACAACAAGGACATGGATCCCAACCACTCGGCCCTTCCCGGCATTTTCCGGGCTCTGGAGGACCACTTCCCGCTCGTGATGTTGACCGAGTACTTCGACGAGTCCATGGTGCTGTTGAAGGAGCTCCTGTGCTGGGAGCTGGACGATGTGGTCTACTTCCGCCTCAACGCGCGTGATCCCGATGACAGGCCTCCCCTGGATCCTGCCCTGGAGGAACTGGCCCTGTCCTGGAATGAGCTGGACTCCCTCCTCTACGCTCACTTCAACCGCACCTTCTGGCGCAAGGTGGAGGCATTCGGTCGCAGGCGCATGGCGTGGGAGGTCGCGCAGCTGCGCTGGGCCAACAGCAAGATGGCCGAGGCCTGCCTGGAAGGGAGGGGGCCAGTGAGGGCCGGGCTGGTGAGAGAGGCCTCGCTCAAGCCTTGGCAACCAGCTGGAGGCAGGGGCAACATCCTGGGTTACAACCTCCGGCCCGACATTGAGGAGGCCCACCGCGACCTCTGCGTTGCCATGCTGACTCCTGAGATGCAGTACCTGTCCAGGATGGGTGCCAGCCTGTGGCGGGTCAAGGCCTGGTCCGCCCTGCGTGGGATCCTGGGATTGTAAGAATGGGTGGGATTCCTCACTTTATTGTTTCAGTTTATACTCCAATGACTAATTTAGTTGACTCACTCTCTTTTTCAAAGAGGTAAAACTGATCGCTATTTCTAGTGCTGGGTCCCCTCCTGGCCAAGGAGAGATACTTTCACCTAACAAAGCATATTAAACTCAGTTATTTTATCTTAAATGGAGCTTGTCTTATTTTGAGGAGCTATTACCTTGATCGAAACAtcacaacatacagtgaaatgtgtcgtttgcgtcaacgatcaacacagtccaaggatgtccTGGCGAGTTCTGGCGCCAAAATTTGATGTCTtcaacttactgaccctaactcatgcgtgtttggactgtgggaggaaacccgtgtggtcacggggagaacgtacaaactccttacagacagcggtgggaattgaaccccaatcgatTTTACAGCCGGCGCCGTGAAGCGTCGCACTAACCGCTAGGCTACCATGAGGCTCTCCATTACACTGAATATCGGGGGGGGGGCAGCAATAATTGATAACTTTGCCTCAGCAATTAGTCATTAGACTACACTACAAAGATTTTGTCTTGATTCACAGTGCGAATCCTCAGGATTTGCTCCAGGTGCATCCACCAGTGGGACACGGCAGCTGATACTCAGAAACTATTGATCAGCTTTTCAGAAGTGTTCAGGACAGCAACTCATTGTTTTGATCTATGATAGAATAAATGACTGCAAACATTCACATTTTTTTAACTTTGGAACGACTGAACCCATTTAGAAGCAAATTGATTTAGGAACAGCATAACCTAATGAGAAAAGGCCTTTGGGCTAAAAGAAAACAGTTTAAATAATCTTTTTTTCTGGTGAGCAAGCAGTTTATTTGGTTTGCATGTTATCCCCTATGTCGTTAGGAACAAATACATGACTCACTTCAGCAGGATAAAATTTTCTTTCTCTTTAAGCTAATGAATTGAA from Mobula birostris isolate sMobBir1 chromosome 24, sMobBir1.hap1, whole genome shotgun sequence includes:
- the LOC140187261 gene encoding galactosylceramide sulfotransferase-like produces the protein MRPPLYWERMKFQENFVRNWKQMYRGLLTLVIAMFLFIVLYTMYNDHSASPLQCARPGPPSHSGTPAACSPRWNLLFLKTHKTGSSTILNILLRFAERRGLSVALPAGGRHDFAYPNPFSHRAVAGFTPDSCFNLVASHMRFEPGEVSRLQPPERVYFTILRHPARLFESSFRYFGPSVPLTWVIPGPNKMATFLRHPWTYYRPNAYNAHYLRNLQFFDLGYNKDMDPNHSALPGIFRALEDHFPLVMLTEYFDESMVLLKELLCWELDDVVYFRLNARDPDDRPPLDPALEELALSWNELDSLLYAHFNRTFWRKVEAFGRRRMAWEVAQLRWANSKMAEACLEGRGPVRAGLVREASLKPWQPAGGRGNILGYNLRPDIEEAHRDLCVAMLTPEMQYLSRMGASLWRVKAWSALRGILGL